The Candidatus Pantoea soli genome window below encodes:
- a CDS encoding FlxA-like family protein, whose product MMTTISTSTAIGSSSSSSTSGSSSSADSSASKIASLTKQIASLNDELKDIAKDKSLTERQRTQKQESINAQIQMLQAQIKQLQQQESEKAQQKQEKKDVAEIKADGVNRPTGTNQINVYV is encoded by the coding sequence ATGATGACCACCATTTCCACCAGTACCGCGATTGGCAGCAGCAGTAGCAGCAGCACGTCGGGCAGCAGCAGCAGTGCAGACAGCAGCGCATCAAAAATTGCCAGCCTGACCAAGCAAATCGCCAGCCTGAATGATGAACTGAAAGATATCGCGAAAGATAAAAGCCTGACCGAGCGACAGCGCACGCAAAAACAGGAGTCTATCAACGCGCAAATCCAGATGCTGCAGGCGCAAATCAAACAGCTGCAGCAGCAGGAAAGCGAAAAAGCACAACAGAAGCAGGAGAAAAAAGACGTTGCTGAGATAAAAGCCGACGGCGTTAACCGTCCGACGGGTACCAACCAGATTAACGTTTACGTTTAA